In Bacteroidota bacterium, the sequence TTTTGCTTTTGAACTGATAAAATAAAATTTAATAATTCTTCTTTTTGAGAGGGATGAAACCAGGTAATATCTTCGTCACGCATAAACCAGGATATCTGCCTTTTGGCATATCTCCGGCTATCACGTTTAATCAGGGATATAGCAGTTTCCAGGGAAATTTTATGGTCAAAATATTCGAATAATTCTTTGTAACCGACCG encodes:
- a CDS encoding tRNA (adenosine(37)-N6)-dimethylallyltransferase MiaA, which gives rise to VGYKELFEYFDHKISLETAISLIKRDSRRYAKRQISWFMRDEDITWFHPSQKEELLNFILSVQKQNPVLGI